The Pyrenophora tritici-repentis strain M4 chromosome 3, whole genome shotgun sequence genome has a window encoding:
- a CDS encoding Periplasmic protein TonB: MATTSTTLHSHQTRRQNALADIHFASIAEGDLTPSEDESPEERAIELETAQSAIGISIGRQQTRLTSPKTPAAEKAAALDETEDGAFFDSWQETTDAALEPKTTPRTETGKPSQQRESEPAPMQTASNDQRERQSDPRARLPSPWRAGPKTFQKEKPGDHRSVLKETLQGRRRASSGGAMGDAVRKYLPFHLPSSITKSYKDLHFSLPSLSALSLDSERGWPAPRTFDRRRRDTIASSRPPNSMPQHSTQDSTPEEPRSASRSPSQTPRQPNTAPLPQREFSDDSTSTIGPSPSGPSERPTPRLRRSNSEGSLLVYRTKSFASSLGDDTRFESVQEQVNSRLKAIRDSWQDANFKLPSPSFPNFNLGSSTELFKSRNGSTASKTREPDQTTVPRSNSRSNLPATEARRNSVRKKRPLPRHGDTDTEPHPFFIQALQELEGDVVVLGGYRGSVLRSAEPPHRQLWVPIKVGLNLRKVDLEVPLDPDADERMEESIIPSGMLTHIGPVDIAKRLLKRLNGCDNAKDGKLRVHNYGYDWRLSPHFLSRRMIQFLESLPCNQPGVPPEKRGAIVIAHSLGGLITRHAINQRPDLVAGVVYAGVPQRCVNILGPFHKGDDVMFSSRVLTAQVNFTIRTSFALLPLDGKCFINKHTKEEYPIDFFDVNTWKEHRLSPCIAAPLPRPEPPKDSNFSVTGLMNAVSQALPTFPQRKSSTAKETADMARNAANNVTESSAEQAGMGPQMGHEHHTTNTPTPTSKEPNPVTNITIPYPAAVAYLTRILAEVKQFKQELAHNPHHTASNAYPPIALIYGKSTPTVYGAKVESKELIKRADCYDELAFASGDGVVLARAAMVPEGYSVVRGGVVSSDRGHVTLLGDLEAVGRCLRAVVQARRSGVGLGGNGR; this comes from the coding sequence ATGGCTACAACTTCTACCACGCTGCACAGTCACCAGACGCGCCGCCAAAACGCCCTTGCCGACATCCATTTCGCTTCAATTGCCGAGGGGGACCTGACGCCATCAGAGGATGAGAGCCCGGAAGAAAGAGCCATAGAGCTGGAGACGGCACAGTCAGCGATTGGCATTAGCATAGGAAGGCAGCAGACTCGTCTAACATCCCCAAAGACGCCGGCTGCTGAGAAGGCGGCCGCACTGGACGAAACCGAAGATGGGGCTTTCTTCGATAGCTGGCAAGAAACGACTGATGCGGCACTGGAACCCAAGACAACACCGCGCACAGAGACTGGCAAACCAAGCCAACAACGTGAATCGGAACCAGCACCCATGCAAACGGCCAGTAATGACCAGCGTGAAAGACAATCCGATCCCCGCGCGCGCCTGCCCTCGCCCTGGCGAGCAGGACCGAAGACGTTCCAGAAGGAGAAACCGGGCGACCACCGCTCTGTGCTCAAGGAGACGCTACAGGGACGACGTCGGGCATCTTCAGGCGGCGCCATGGGGGATGCCGTACGCAAATACTTGCCCTTTCACCTACCGTCCTCTATTACGAAGTCCTACAAAGACCTGCATTTCTCGCTTCCGAGTCTATCAGCATTATCACTCGATAGCGAACGAGGATGGCCTGCCCCGCGCACTTTTGATAGACGGAGACGCGACACTATTGCTAGCAGCAGACCACCTAACAGCATGCCACAACATAGTACTCAGGATTCCACCCCAGAAGAGCCTCGAAGCGCATCGAGAAGCCCTTCACAGACGCCACGACAGCCGAACACGGCTCCACTACCCCAGCGTGAGTTTAGCGATGATAGCACCTCCACCATCGGCCCGTCGCCTTCGGGACCCAGCGAACGACCGACCCCCAGACTACGCAGATCAAACTCGGAGGGCTCTTTGCTGGTATACCGTACAAAATCCTTCGCATCGTCCCTCGGGGATGACACACGTTTCGAGAGTGTACAGGAACAGGTCAACAGTAGACTGAAGGCAATCAGAGACAGCTGGCAAGACGCAAACTTCAAGCTGCCAAGCCCTTCGTTTCCTAATTTCAATTTGGGCTCTAGTACCGAGTTGTTCAAGAGTCGTAATGGGAGCACCGCATCGAAGACGCGCGAACCCGACCAGACGACGGTTCCTCGATCGAATTCGCGCAGCAATTTGCCTGCCACAGAGGCCCGCCGCAACTCGGTCCGAAAGAAACGCCCGTTGCCGCGACATGGAGATACGGACACTGAACCGCATCCTTTCTTCATACAAGCCCTACAAGAGCTTGAGGGAGACGTCGTTGTGCTGGGGGGCTACCGTGGATCTGTGTTGCGGTCTGCGGAACCGCCACATCGCCAACTATGGGTGCCAATCAAGGTTGGACTGAATCTACGCAAGGTAGATTTAGAAGTGCCTTTGGATCCAGATGCAGATGAGCGAATGGAGGAGAGTATCATTCCGAGTGGTATGCTCACTCACATTGGCCCTGTTGATATTGCCAAACGACTATTGAAGCGTCTTAATGGGTGCGACAACGCTAAAGACGGAAAGCTTAGAGTCCACAACTATGGTTATGACTGGCGACTTTCTCCACACTTTCTTAGTCGTCGTATGATTCAATTCTTAGAGTCACTGCCATGCAATCAGCCTGGCGTTCCTCCTGAGAAACGAGGTGCTATAGTAATCGCACACTCGTTGGGCGGTTTGATCACACGTCATGCCATCAACCAGCGACCAGATTTAGTAGCGGGAGTCGTGTATGCGGGTGTACCTCAAAGATGTGTCAATATCCTCGGTCCATTCCACAAAGGCGACGACGTCATGTTCTCTTCACGAGTACTCACTGCACAAGTTAACTTCACCATCCGGACCTCGTTTGCCCTCTTACCTCTCGACGGAAAGTGCTTCATCAACAAGCACACGAAAGAAGAGTACCCCATCGACTTCTTCGACGTAAACACCTGGAAAGAACACCGCCTATCACCCTGCATAGCAGCACCCCTGCCCCGACCCGAACCACCCAAAGACAGCAACTTCAGCGTCACGGGCCTAATGAACGCCGTCTCCCAAGCCCTCCCCACCTTCCCCCAACGCAAAAGCAGCACCGCAAAAGAAACCGCCGACATGGCCCGCAACGCCGCAAACAACGTCACAGAAAGCAGCGCCGAACAAGCCGGCATGGGCCCCCAAATGGGCCACGAGCACCACACCACCAACACGCCCACGCCCACATCCAAAGAGCCCAACCCCGTCACAAACATCACAATCCCCTACCCCGCAGCCGTCGCATACCTCACCCGCATCCTCGCCGAAGTAAAACAATTCAAACAAGAACTCGCCCACAATCCGCACCACACAGCCTCCAACGCATACCCGCCCATCGCCCTCATATACGGTAAATCAACCCCGACAGTCTACGGCGCCAAAGTCGAAAGCAAAGAGCTTATCAAACGCGCGGATTGCTATGATGAACTTGCTTTTGCGAGCGGGGATGGCGTGGTGCTTGCGAGGGCCGCCATGGTACCCGAGGGGTATAGTGTTGTTAGGGGGGGCGTGGTGTCGAGTGATCGCGGGCATGTTACGTTGTTGGGGGATTTGGAGGCGGTGGGGAGGTGTTTGCGTGCTGTTGTGCAGGCGAGGAGGAgtggggttgggttgggggGGAATGGGCGGTAG
- a CDS encoding Filament domain containing protein — MRCKVPGTIDKTYVDTLLSHKRKRTDEDESELLRLRNDRVNLLVQYQTLNKENAKLEQKIKEHEETIDKTATALTIYAEAMEACKPIILDAMESKFLAEMRGSNADDEARMAKAKEKAEAEYKTKFEVSEITVHAPVFVRNRGMDD; from the exons ATGAGGTGCAAGGTTCCGGGCACCATTGACAAAACCTAC GTGGACACACTTCTCTCACACAAACGCAAGAGGACCGACGAAGACGAGTCGGAATTGTTACGACTACGAAACGACAGGGTGAACTTACTTGTTCAGTACCAGACGCTTAATAAAGAGAATGCAAAACTCGAGCAAAAAATCAAAGAACACGAGGAAACTATCGACAAAACAGCTACCGCTCTCACGATATATGCAGAGGCGATGGAAGCTTGCAAGCCCATCATCTTGGACGCAATGGAGAGCAAGTTCCTTGCTGAGATGAGGGGTAGCAACGCCGACGATGAAGCTCGCATGGCCAAAGCAAAGGAGAAGGCGGAAGCCGAGTACAAAACAAAGTTCGAAGTGAGCGAGATCACTGTGCACGCGCCGGTATTTGTCAGGAATAGAGGCATGGATGATTGA